Proteins encoded in a region of the Roseateles sp. SL47 genome:
- a CDS encoding O-succinylhomoserine sulfhydrylase has product MSGEAKDQKKGGIPRVALPEDARLATLAVREGLPPTPWGENSEALFLTSSFVHPDAATAARRFANEEEAFVYSRFSNPTVMMMERRLAALEGTEACIGTASGMAAIMLLVMGLLKAGDHVVCSRSVFGSTIKLLQGEFGKFGVQVSFVSQTDLAEWKAALQPNTQLLFAETPTNPLTEVCDVAALAELAHGHGALLAVDNCFASPALQQPARLGADFIIHSGTKYLDGQGRVIAGAICASAHYIDNVFTPVMRSVGMSLSPFNAWVVLKGMETLGIRMKAQTDSAAQLASWLEAHPGVERVYYPGLKSHPQHELAMRQQGGQGGAVVSFVVRSQPGADDGGRAAAFHVIDHTRICSITANLGDTKTTITHPASTSHGRLTEGQRQSAGITQGLIRVAVGLEDIEDLKADLARGLNSL; this is encoded by the coding sequence GTGAGCGGCGAAGCCAAGGACCAGAAGAAGGGCGGCATCCCCCGCGTGGCGCTGCCCGAAGATGCCCGGCTGGCCACGCTGGCCGTGCGCGAGGGCCTGCCACCCACGCCCTGGGGTGAAAACTCCGAAGCCTTGTTCCTGACCAGCTCGTTTGTGCATCCGGATGCCGCCACGGCGGCCCGTCGTTTTGCCAACGAGGAAGAGGCATTTGTCTACAGCCGCTTCTCCAATCCCACCGTCATGATGATGGAGCGCCGCCTGGCGGCGCTGGAGGGCACGGAAGCCTGCATCGGCACCGCGTCGGGCATGGCGGCCATCATGCTGCTGGTGATGGGCTTGCTCAAGGCCGGGGACCACGTGGTGTGTTCCCGCTCGGTGTTTGGCTCGACCATCAAGCTGCTGCAGGGTGAGTTCGGCAAGTTCGGGGTGCAGGTGAGTTTTGTGTCGCAGACCGACCTCGCCGAATGGAAGGCCGCGTTGCAACCCAACACCCAGCTGTTGTTTGCTGAAACGCCCACCAATCCGCTGACTGAAGTCTGCGATGTGGCGGCACTGGCGGAACTGGCGCACGGCCATGGCGCCTTGCTGGCCGTGGACAACTGCTTTGCTTCCCCCGCGCTGCAACAACCGGCGCGGCTGGGCGCGGACTTCATCATCCATTCCGGCACCAAATATCTGGACGGTCAGGGGCGGGTGATTGCCGGCGCCATCTGCGCCAGTGCGCATTACATCGACAACGTGTTCACACCGGTCATGCGCAGCGTGGGCATGTCCCTGTCGCCGTTCAACGCCTGGGTGGTGCTGAAGGGCATGGAGACCCTGGGCATCCGCATGAAGGCCCAGACGGACAGCGCGGCCCAACTGGCCAGCTGGCTGGAGGCGCATCCGGGTGTGGAACGGGTGTATTACCCCGGGCTCAAGTCCCATCCGCAGCATGAACTGGCCATGCGCCAGCAAGGCGGGCAGGGCGGGGCAGTGGTGTCGTTTGTGGTGCGCAGCCAGCCGGGCGCCGACGACGGCGGCCGCGCGGCCGCCTTCCACGTCATTGACCACACGCGCATCTGCTCCATCACCGCCAACTTGGGCGACACCAAAACCACCATCACCCATCCCGCCAGCACCTCGCATGGTCGCCTCACCGAGGGACAGCGCCAGTCGGCGGGCATTACCCAAGGCCTGATCCGCGTGGCGGTCGGCCTGGAAGACATTGAAGACCTGAAGGCCGATCTGGCACGAGGCCTGAATTCCCTATGA
- the purF gene encoding amidophosphoribosyltransferase yields the protein MCGIVGVISKAPVNQLIYDALLLLQHRGQDAAGIVTMQGKKCFMHKARGMVRDVFRTRNMRGLPGNVGLGQVRYPTAGNAYSEEEAQPFYVNAPYGIVLVHNGNLTNAHALKDQLFEVDRRHINTESDTEVLINVLAHELEMAGRELPLTPDSVFKAVSAVHKRIKGSYAVIALIAGHGLLAFRDPYGIRPLCFGQSADGEVMVSSESVALEGTGHQLTRDVAPGEALFIDTHGTIHTQQCAENPTLNPCMFEFVYLARPDSVMDGISVYQARLNMGETLAQRLISTIPPTEIDVVIPIPESSRPSAMQLAHRIGKPYREGFVKNRYVGRTFIMPGQSTRKKSVRQKLNAIGLEFKGRNVLLVDDSIVRGTTSKEIVQMAREAGARKVYLASAAPPVRFPNVYGIDMPTKEELIAHGRSIEEIRQFIGADALIYQDVDAMKRVVAQLRPGLQGFEASCFDGRYITGDVSAEDFATMQAQRKSQAEEDDLPARSRLALQSGGDQ from the coding sequence ATGTGTGGCATCGTCGGTGTGATTTCCAAGGCGCCGGTCAACCAGCTCATTTATGACGCGCTGCTGCTGTTGCAGCACCGTGGGCAGGATGCGGCCGGCATCGTCACCATGCAGGGCAAGAAGTGCTTCATGCACAAGGCGCGCGGCATGGTGCGGGACGTGTTCCGCACCCGCAACATGCGCGGGCTGCCGGGCAATGTGGGGCTGGGGCAGGTTCGTTACCCCACGGCCGGCAATGCCTACAGCGAAGAAGAGGCCCAACCCTTCTACGTCAATGCGCCCTACGGCATCGTGCTGGTACACAACGGCAACCTGACCAATGCCCATGCGTTGAAGGACCAACTCTTTGAGGTGGACCGCCGCCACATCAACACCGAGAGTGATACCGAGGTGTTGATCAACGTGCTGGCCCATGAGCTGGAGATGGCGGGCCGCGAACTGCCGCTGACACCGGACTCGGTGTTCAAGGCGGTGAGCGCGGTTCACAAGCGCATCAAGGGCTCGTACGCCGTGATCGCACTGATCGCCGGCCACGGCCTGCTGGCCTTCCGGGACCCCTACGGCATTCGTCCGCTGTGTTTTGGCCAGTCGGCCGACGGCGAAGTGATGGTGTCCAGCGAAAGCGTGGCACTGGAAGGCACCGGCCATCAGCTGACCCGCGATGTCGCCCCCGGCGAAGCGCTGTTCATCGACACCCACGGCACCATCCACACGCAGCAGTGCGCCGAGAACCCGACGCTCAACCCTTGCATGTTCGAGTTCGTGTATCTCGCACGTCCCGACTCGGTCATGGACGGCATTTCGGTGTACCAGGCCCGCCTGAACATGGGTGAGACCCTGGCCCAGCGCCTGATCTCCACCATCCCGCCGACCGAAATCGATGTGGTGATCCCGATTCCGGAATCCAGCCGACCTTCGGCCATGCAGCTGGCCCACCGCATCGGCAAGCCCTATCGTGAAGGCTTCGTCAAGAACCGCTATGTGGGCCGGACCTTCATCATGCCGGGGCAGTCCACCCGCAAGAAGTCGGTGCGCCAGAAGCTCAACGCCATCGGCCTGGAATTCAAGGGCCGCAATGTGCTGTTGGTGGATGACTCCATCGTGCGGGGCACGACCTCCAAGGAAATTGTCCAGATGGCCCGCGAGGCCGGTGCCCGCAAGGTCTACCTGGCTTCGGCTGCGCCGCCGGTGCGCTTCCCCAATGTGTATGGCATTGACATGCCGACCAAGGAAGAGCTGATTGCCCATGGCCGTTCGATCGAGGAGATTCGCCAGTTCATCGGGGCTGATGCTCTGATCTATCAGGATGTGGACGCGATGAAGCGGGTGGTGGCGCAACTGCGCCCGGGCCTGCAGGGCTTTGAGGCATCCTGCTTCGACGGCCGCTACATCACCGGCGATGTGTCGGCGGAGGACTTCGCCACCATGCAGGCGCAGCGCAAGTCGCAGGCCGAGGAAGATGACCTGCCGGCCCGCAGCCGTCTGGCGCTGCAAAGCGGGGGCGATCAGTGA
- a CDS encoding CvpA family protein, whose amino-acid sequence MTGWVDLALLTMLVISVLLGVWRGLVFEVMTIVGWLVAWLAAPFVAPWIEHLLPQDKWTPALLHALGLVLAFLLVLLVWGLGAKLVRAIIQATPLSIVDRLGGAAFGVVRGLLLGLLVAVIVGMTPAARSPAWTESRLAPWLQGTLMQVRPLLPQALHDYIPIPA is encoded by the coding sequence ATGACAGGCTGGGTTGACCTCGCACTGCTGACCATGCTGGTCATCTCTGTGCTGTTGGGCGTGTGGCGCGGCCTGGTGTTTGAGGTGATGACCATCGTGGGCTGGCTGGTGGCCTGGCTGGCGGCCCCGTTTGTGGCGCCGTGGATCGAGCATCTGCTGCCGCAGGACAAATGGACCCCGGCCTTGCTGCATGCGTTGGGCCTGGTGCTGGCGTTTTTGCTGGTGCTGCTGGTGTGGGGGCTGGGGGCCAAGCTGGTGCGGGCCATCATCCAGGCCACGCCGCTGAGCATCGTGGACCGTCTCGGGGGCGCGGCCTTCGGTGTGGTGCGAGGCCTGCTGCTGGGGCTGCTGGTGGCCGTCATCGTGGGTATGACGCCGGCAGCTCGGTCGCCGGCCTGGACAGAATCCCGCCTTGCGCCCTGGCTGCAAGGCACTTTGATGCAGGTCCGGCCACTGTTGCCGCAGGCCCTGCATGACTACATTCCCATTCCGGCCTGA
- a CDS encoding SPOR domain-containing protein — MGLLSFLKRGEAEDGGKAAKPAKNTRASVDAVDDVQQLRLRARRRLIGAAVLVGVAVIVFPLLFETQPRPIPVDLPIDIPKKDGAAPLNVPAPKVARTDDTVDPKEAGRAAIITETAEQAAADRAVPPPETRDTTRDVPREVTREATREVTREVTREGSPDPAARTDVKPDARARIAEPAHADPRPKPSDTRPADTKVAAKPDTRVEPKPDAKADRRPATGNESARVQALLEGHANERNNDRKAADAATSGARFIVQVGAYADAKAAQDARAKVERMGLKTYTQAVETPDGKRIRVRVGPFGTRDEADKVAAKVRGGGLSSAVLTL, encoded by the coding sequence ATGGGTCTGTTGTCCTTCCTGAAGCGCGGTGAAGCTGAAGACGGCGGTAAGGCGGCCAAACCAGCCAAGAACACCCGTGCCTCGGTCGATGCGGTCGATGATGTGCAGCAACTGCGTCTGCGGGCTCGCCGTCGCCTCATTGGCGCAGCCGTGCTGGTGGGGGTGGCGGTGATTGTGTTCCCGCTGCTGTTCGAGACGCAGCCTCGCCCCATTCCGGTCGACCTGCCGATCGACATCCCGAAAAAAGATGGTGCCGCACCGCTGAACGTGCCGGCGCCCAAGGTGGCCCGGACCGACGACACCGTGGACCCCAAGGAAGCGGGCCGCGCCGCCATCATCACCGAGACCGCCGAACAGGCAGCAGCCGACCGTGCGGTGCCGCCCCCGGAGACACGGGACACCACTCGGGACGTACCGCGTGAAGTGACACGTGAGGCAACACGTGAAGTGACACGTGAAGTGACACGTGAGGGGTCCCCCGACCCGGCCGCCCGGACCGACGTCAAACCCGATGCCAGGGCGCGCATCGCCGAGCCGGCACATGCGGACCCCCGCCCCAAGCCTTCGGACACGCGACCGGCCGACACCAAGGTGGCTGCGAAGCCGGACACCCGCGTGGAACCCAAGCCGGACGCCAAAGCCGACCGCCGCCCCGCCACCGGCAATGAATCGGCGCGTGTGCAGGCGCTGCTGGAAGGCCATGCCAACGAGCGCAACAATGACCGCAAGGCTGCCGACGCCGCCACCAGCGGTGCCCGCTTCATCGTGCAAGTCGGCGCATATGCCGATGCCAAGGCGGCCCAGGACGCACGCGCCAAGGTCGAGCGCATGGGGCTGAAGACCTATACGCAGGCGGTGGAAACGCCGGACGGCAAACGCATCCGCGTACGGGTGGGCCCCTTCGGCACCCGCGATGAGGCGGACAAGGTCGCGGCCAAGGTTCGTGGTGGTGGCCTCAGCTCGGCCGTGCTGACGCTCTGA
- the folC gene encoding bifunctional tetrahydrofolate synthase/dihydrofolate synthase has protein sequence MTTSGFSADPQQALEQWLAHCERLHPKDIDMTLARVSQVRDALGLGFGDTPVVMVAGTNGKGSTCAMLESVALQAGYRVGLYIKPHLVHFQERCRVDGRPVDAASLVKHFEAVEAARGDLALTYFEFTTLAILHRLAAEPLDLVILEVGLGGRLDAVNVIDADCSVITSIDLDHTEYLGPDRESVGREKAHIMRPGKPVVVSDPMPPASIAAHAEAIGADLRQLGRDFTYSGDRQQWQWAGRNRRYSGMSYPALRGVNQLLNAAGVLAVFEALYERLPISAQAVRAGLALVELPGRFQVVPGSPMLVLDVAHNPHAVAALAQNLDQMGFYPRTRAVFGAMADKDLANILSRIAPLIDHWHFCDLPLPRAATAQALTQRFEEARTQGLLKAPAGVGVSLHEDPAAALAAAAAGADPADRILVFGSFYTVGGVLKHGLPRLGAGVQPEDEHAP, from the coding sequence ATGACAACTTCTGGCTTTTCGGCAGATCCCCAGCAGGCGCTGGAGCAGTGGCTGGCCCACTGTGAACGGCTGCATCCCAAGGACATCGACATGACCCTGGCCCGGGTGTCCCAGGTGCGGGACGCCCTGGGGCTGGGCTTTGGTGACACTCCGGTGGTGATGGTGGCCGGCACCAACGGCAAAGGGTCCACCTGCGCGATGCTGGAAAGCGTGGCGCTGCAGGCGGGTTACCGCGTGGGCCTCTACATCAAGCCGCATCTGGTGCATTTCCAGGAACGCTGCCGTGTGGACGGGCGGCCGGTGGACGCGGCGTCGCTGGTGAAGCATTTTGAAGCGGTGGAAGCCGCGCGGGGCGATCTGGCCCTGACCTATTTCGAGTTCACCACCTTGGCCATCCTGCATCGTCTGGCGGCCGAGCCGCTGGATCTGGTCATTCTGGAAGTGGGCCTGGGCGGGCGGCTGGATGCGGTCAATGTGATCGATGCGGACTGCAGCGTCATCACCAGCATCGACCTGGATCACACCGAATACCTCGGCCCGGACCGCGAATCGGTGGGCCGGGAGAAGGCCCACATCATGCGGCCGGGCAAGCCGGTGGTGGTGTCCGACCCCATGCCTCCCGCCAGCATCGCCGCTCATGCGGAGGCGATCGGCGCCGATCTGCGGCAATTGGGCCGCGATTTCACGTACAGCGGTGACCGGCAGCAGTGGCAGTGGGCAGGGCGGAACCGTCGCTACAGCGGCATGTCCTACCCCGCGCTGCGCGGCGTGAACCAGTTGCTGAATGCGGCGGGTGTGCTGGCCGTGTTTGAAGCGCTGTATGAGCGTCTTCCGATCAGCGCCCAGGCGGTGCGGGCCGGGCTGGCCCTGGTGGAGTTGCCGGGTCGGTTCCAGGTCGTGCCTGGCTCCCCGATGCTGGTGCTGGACGTGGCGCACAACCCGCATGCGGTGGCCGCGCTGGCGCAGAACCTGGACCAGATGGGCTTCTACCCCCGCACCCGCGCCGTCTTTGGCGCCATGGCGGACAAGGACCTGGCCAACATCCTCTCGCGCATTGCCCCGCTGATCGACCATTGGCATTTCTGTGATCTGCCGCTGCCTCGTGCGGCGACCGCCCAGGCGTTGACCCAGCGATTTGAGGAGGCGCGGACGCAAGGGCTGCTCAAAGCCCCGGCAGGCGTGGGTGTCAGCCTGCATGAAGATCCCGCAGCGGCACTGGCGGCGGCCGCGGCTGGCGCAGACCCCGCTGATAGAATTTTGGTCTTTGGTTCTTTCTACACCGTTGGGGGTGTGCTCAAGCATGGGCTGCCGCGCCTGGGCGCTGGCGTGCAGCCTGAGGATGAGCATGCGCCTTGA
- the accD gene encoding acetyl-CoA carboxylase, carboxyltransferase subunit beta produces MSWLEKLLPPKIQQTDPDQRRTVPEGLWIKCPSCETVLYKTDLEQNVNVCPKCSHHHRIGARARLDAFLDGEGRYEVGQEVLPVDALKFKDSKKYPDRLKEALESTGETDALVVMGGAVMSVPVVAACFEFDFMGGSMGSVVGERFARGVETAIEQKTPFICFTATGGARMQEGLLSLMQMAKSNAALTRLAKAKLPYISVLTDPTMGGVSASFAFVGDIVIAEPKALIGFAGPRVIENTVREKLPPGFQRAEFLLEKGAVDMIVDRRKLRDTIARSLAMLQRQSADAVA; encoded by the coding sequence ATGAGTTGGCTTGAGAAACTGCTACCGCCCAAGATTCAACAGACCGATCCGGACCAGCGCCGTACGGTGCCGGAAGGCCTGTGGATCAAGTGCCCGTCCTGCGAAACCGTTCTGTACAAGACGGACCTGGAGCAAAACGTCAATGTCTGCCCCAAGTGCTCGCACCACCACCGCATCGGGGCGCGTGCGCGCCTGGACGCCTTCCTGGACGGCGAAGGCCGTTATGAAGTCGGCCAGGAAGTCCTGCCGGTGGACGCCTTGAAGTTCAAGGACAGCAAGAAGTATCCGGACCGGCTCAAGGAAGCCCTGGAATCGACCGGCGAAACCGATGCGCTGGTGGTCATGGGTGGTGCCGTGATGAGCGTCCCTGTCGTGGCCGCTTGTTTCGAGTTCGACTTCATGGGCGGCTCCATGGGTTCGGTGGTGGGGGAACGTTTTGCACGGGGCGTGGAAACCGCCATCGAGCAGAAGACCCCGTTCATCTGCTTTACCGCCACCGGTGGCGCCCGCATGCAGGAAGGTCTGCTCTCGCTGATGCAGATGGCCAAGTCCAATGCGGCCCTCACGCGTCTGGCCAAGGCCAAGCTCCCCTACATCAGTGTGTTGACCGACCCCACCATGGGCGGTGTGTCGGCCAGCTTCGCGTTTGTGGGTGACATCGTCATCGCCGAACCCAAGGCCCTGATCGGCTTTGCCGGCCCGCGCGTGATCGAGAACACCGTGCGTGAAAAGCTCCCACCGGGCTTCCAGCGCGCCGAGTTCCTGCTCGAAAAGGGCGCTGTGGACATGATCGTCGACCGCCGCAAGCTGCGCGACACCATCGCCCGTAGTCTGGCGATGCTGCAGCGCCAGAGCGCGGACGCGGTCGCCTGA
- the trpA gene encoding tryptophan synthase subunit alpha, with product MSRIQSTFERLRAQGRKALIPYITAGDPYADVTVELMLALARAGADVIELGIPFSDPMADGPVIQRASERALAKGISLRHVLAMVREFRTQDANTPIVLMGYANPIERMGPQNFVSEAKAAGVDGVLVVDYPPEESDAFAGALKAAGLDPIFLLAPTSTDDRVRRIGELASGYVYYVSLKGVTGAGHLDTSAVADAMPRLRAHVKIPLGVGFGIRDGQTAAAVARVSDAVVIGSALVQLIEVQTRDNVANQAAAFIREIRQALDS from the coding sequence ATGAGCCGCATCCAGTCCACCTTCGAGCGCCTGCGTGCGCAAGGCCGCAAGGCCCTGATTCCCTACATCACCGCCGGCGACCCGTATGCGGATGTCACGGTGGAACTGATGCTGGCGCTGGCGCGCGCCGGTGCTGATGTCATTGAACTGGGTATTCCGTTCTCCGACCCGATGGCCGATGGCCCGGTGATTCAGCGCGCCAGCGAGCGGGCCTTGGCCAAGGGGATTTCCCTGCGGCATGTGCTTGCCATGGTGCGGGAATTTCGCACCCAGGACGCCAACACCCCCATCGTGCTGATGGGCTATGCCAACCCGATCGAGCGCATGGGCCCGCAGAACTTCGTCAGCGAAGCCAAGGCCGCGGGGGTGGATGGTGTGCTGGTGGTGGACTATCCGCCCGAAGAAAGCGATGCCTTTGCCGGTGCCCTGAAGGCTGCGGGGCTGGACCCCATCTTCCTGTTGGCCCCCACCTCCACCGATGACCGGGTGCGCCGCATTGGTGAATTGGCCAGCGGTTACGTCTATTACGTGTCGCTCAAGGGCGTCACCGGGGCCGGCCATCTGGATACCAGCGCCGTGGCGGACGCCATGCCGCGACTGCGTGCCCATGTGAAGATCCCCCTCGGCGTGGGTTTTGGCATCCGGGACGGTCAAACCGCCGCCGCCGTTGCGCGCGTGTCGGACGCTGTGGTGATCGGTTCGGCCCTCGTCCAACTGATCGAGGTCCAGACACGCGATAATGTCGCCAACCAGGCTGCGGCCTTCATCCGAGAAATCCGCCAAGCGCTGGACAGCTGA
- the trpB gene encoding tryptophan synthase subunit beta, whose protein sequence is MQGYAQPDAAGRFGPVQTPASNGYYGGRFVAETLIHALDELNAAYDRYSKDPEFIREFQYELAHFVGRPSPIYHARRLSEELGGAQIFLKREDLNHTGAHKVNNTIGQALLARRMGKKRVIAETGAGQHGVATATICARYGMECVVYMGAEDVKRQSPNVYRMHLLGAKVVPVESGSRTLKDALNEAMRDWVTNIENTFYIIGTVAGPHPYPMMVRDFQRIIGDECLVQMPEMIGRQPDAVIACVGGGSNAIGIFYPYIPHANVRLIGVEAAGQGVDTPKHAATLSAGSPGVLHGNRTYLLQDEAGQIIETHSISAGLDYPGVGPEHAYLKDIGRAEYVGATDAEALAAFHRLCRTEGIIPALESSHALAHALKLAPTMRPDQHLLINLSGRGDKDIGTVADLSGATYFDRPSMGGHAVKGGAELSGAAVQGGAQ, encoded by the coding sequence CTGCAGGGGTATGCCCAGCCGGATGCCGCCGGCCGTTTTGGCCCTGTTCAGACCCCGGCCTCCAACGGCTACTACGGCGGACGTTTTGTCGCCGAAACGCTGATCCACGCCCTGGATGAGCTGAATGCCGCTTACGACCGCTACAGCAAGGACCCGGAGTTCATCCGCGAATTCCAGTACGAACTGGCGCACTTCGTGGGCCGCCCCAGCCCCATCTATCACGCCCGTCGGCTGAGCGAAGAGCTGGGGGGTGCCCAGATCTTCCTGAAGCGGGAAGACCTCAACCACACCGGCGCCCACAAGGTGAACAACACCATCGGCCAGGCCCTGCTGGCCCGGCGCATGGGCAAGAAGCGGGTGATTGCCGAAACCGGGGCCGGCCAGCATGGGGTGGCCACGGCCACCATCTGTGCCCGCTACGGGATGGAGTGTGTGGTCTACATGGGCGCCGAGGATGTGAAGCGCCAGTCGCCCAACGTCTATCGCATGCATCTGCTGGGCGCCAAGGTGGTGCCTGTGGAATCCGGCTCCCGCACCCTGAAGGATGCGCTGAACGAGGCGATGCGGGACTGGGTCACCAACATCGAGAACACCTTCTACATCATCGGCACCGTGGCCGGCCCGCATCCCTATCCGATGATGGTGCGGGACTTCCAGCGCATCATCGGCGATGAATGCCTGGTTCAGATGCCGGAGATGATCGGCCGCCAGCCCGATGCCGTCATTGCCTGCGTGGGCGGTGGCAGCAATGCCATCGGCATCTTCTATCCCTATATTCCGCACGCCAATGTGCGCTTGATCGGCGTGGAAGCGGCGGGGCAGGGGGTGGATACGCCCAAGCATGCCGCCACGCTGAGCGCCGGTTCGCCCGGTGTGCTGCATGGCAACCGGACCTATCTGCTGCAGGACGAGGCCGGCCAGATCATCGAAACCCATTCGATTTCCGCCGGCCTGGACTATCCCGGCGTCGGGCCGGAGCATGCCTATCTGAAGGACATCGGCCGCGCCGAATATGTGGGGGCCACCGATGCGGAAGCACTGGCGGCTTTCCACCGCCTGTGCCGCACCGAAGGCATCATCCCGGCGCTGGAATCCAGCCATGCGTTGGCCCATGCGCTCAAGCTGGCGCCGACGATGCGGCCCGACCAGCATCTGCTGATCAACCTCTCCGGTCGGGGCGACAAGGACATCGGTACGGTGGCCGACCTCTCCGGTGCCACCTACTTCGACCGCCCCTCCATGGGGGGGCATGCGGTGAAGGGTGGGGCAGAGCTGTCCGGCGCTGCTGTTCAGGGAGGTGCGCAATGA
- a CDS encoding phosphoribosylanthranilate isomerase: MSRTRIKICGLTREADVDAAVEAGADAIGLVFYDKSPRAVTVARAAELVRHLPPFVTPVGLFVNADASLIQDALQALPTLTLQFHGDESPQDCDRWNRPYLRAARMAPGFDLVDFAHRFSSAQAVLLDAFVEGYGGGGKVFDWSLLPPSVPSPVVLSGGLSAANVIDGVLKVRPWAVDVSSGVEVAKGLKDADKIRHFCNAVREADQLKIQAELESAKLATRR, from the coding sequence ATGAGCCGAACCCGAATCAAGATTTGTGGCCTCACCCGCGAGGCCGATGTGGACGCTGCCGTCGAGGCGGGGGCGGATGCGATCGGCCTGGTCTTCTACGACAAAAGCCCGCGTGCCGTGACCGTGGCGCGTGCCGCCGAGCTGGTGCGGCACCTGCCGCCCTTTGTCACGCCGGTGGGGCTGTTCGTGAACGCGGACGCGAGCCTCATCCAGGACGCTCTGCAGGCGCTGCCCACCCTCACGCTTCAGTTCCACGGGGATGAGAGTCCTCAGGACTGTGACCGCTGGAATCGCCCTTATCTGCGTGCGGCTCGCATGGCGCCCGGCTTTGATTTGGTAGACTTCGCACATCGTTTCTCCAGCGCCCAGGCTGTCCTGCTCGATGCATTCGTCGAGGGGTATGGCGGGGGTGGAAAGGTGTTTGATTGGTCACTGCTGCCTCCAAGCGTTCCCTCTCCGGTCGTTTTGTCTGGTGGGTTGAGTGCAGCCAACGTGATCGATGGCGTGCTGAAGGTACGGCCCTGGGCCGTTGACGTCAGTTCCGGTGTCGAGGTCGCCAAGGGCCTCAAGGACGCCGACAAGATCCGCCATTTCTGCAACGCCGTGCGCGAAGCCGACCAGCTCAAGATTCAAGCCGAGCTGGAAAGCGCCAAATTGGCAACTCGCCGCTGA
- the truA gene encoding tRNA pseudouridine(38-40) synthase TruA, whose amino-acid sequence MRVALGVSYRGGAYKGWQSQPGGGTVQDTLEAALGQFAAQPIRTLCAGRTDTGVHGLNQVVHFDSPVDRESFSWVRGTNRYLPPDIAVQWCAFPGDDFHARNWARGRRYCYLLLESNVRPAIEHGAVGWTFRPLDGDAMRDAAARLIGEHDFSSFRSAECQAASPIKQLRRIDIHRRGAYWRFEFDASAFLHHMVRNLMGCLVAVGTGNRPASWMDEVLAARSRDAAAPTFAPDGLYFVGPYYDAHLQLPERTAAMDWLP is encoded by the coding sequence ATGCGCGTTGCGCTGGGTGTGAGTTATCGCGGTGGGGCTTACAAGGGCTGGCAGAGCCAACCGGGCGGCGGGACGGTGCAGGACACGCTGGAGGCTGCCCTGGGCCAGTTCGCTGCGCAGCCGATCCGCACCCTCTGTGCCGGACGCACCGACACAGGGGTGCATGGCCTCAACCAGGTGGTGCATTTCGACTCGCCGGTGGACCGGGAGTCTTTCTCCTGGGTGCGCGGCACCAACCGTTACCTGCCGCCCGACATTGCGGTCCAGTGGTGTGCCTTCCCCGGGGATGACTTCCACGCCCGCAACTGGGCGCGGGGGCGCCGCTACTGCTATTTGCTGCTGGAATCCAATGTTCGGCCCGCCATCGAGCACGGCGCGGTGGGCTGGACCTTCCGCCCGCTGGACGGGGACGCCATGCGCGACGCCGCCGCCCGCCTGATCGGAGAGCATGACTTCAGCTCCTTTCGGTCGGCGGAATGCCAGGCCGCATCCCCCATCAAGCAGCTCCGGCGCATCGACATCCATCGGCGCGGTGCCTACTGGCGGTTCGAGTTCGACGCCAGCGCTTTCCTGCATCACATGGTGCGCAATCTGATGGGCTGCCTCGTGGCGGTGGGGACGGGCAACCGCCCGGCGAGCTGGATGGATGAGGTGCTGGCGGCGCGGTCCCGCGATGCGGCGGCGCCGACGTTTGCCCCCGATGGCCTGTATTTTGTGGGTCCCTATTACGATGCCCACCTGCAACTGCCCGAGCGCACGGCGGCCATGGACTGGCTGCCCTGA